A stretch of the Cuculus canorus isolate bCucCan1 chromosome 15, bCucCan1.pri, whole genome shotgun sequence genome encodes the following:
- the TEX47 gene encoding testis-expressed protein 47, producing the protein MSGLRAGPGGQNRPPLQRLLMLAGRGAAEAADYHRELFEKALEDHAGEPVSGLLLLYSGRICHVVESCSSIIHFIIRDYASLQNQGQSALLQDIKVLVVAHNIPTRLFPLWKVAAATSPEPHPQGSAQRQPTAELVSECLAFLLRAAASVHNFQGNSEDTSESVPTLDPELLVPADTIDSLHRAEECLSPEDFLRMYLSPLQPALDSETVWPVPSRFPV; encoded by the exons aTGTCGGGGCTGCGGGCGGGCCCGGGCGGGCAGAACCGCCCCCCGCTCCAGAGGCTCCTGATGCTCGCGGGGCGCGGGGCCGCGGAGGCCGCCG ATTACCACAGAGAATTGTTTGAGAAGGCACTGGAAGACCACGCAGGAGAACCAGTCTCAGGTTTGCTGCTTCTCTACTCCGGACGGATTTGTCACGTGGTGGAG tcTTGCAGCAGCATCATCCACTTCATCATCCGAGACTACGCTTCTCTCCAAAACCAAGGCCAGAG TGCTTTACTCCAGGACATTAAAGTGTTGGTGGTGGCACACAACATCCCCACCAGGCTGTTCCCACTCTGGAAAGTGGCCGCAGCAACATCTCCCGAGCCACATCCGCAGGGCTCGGCGCAGCGGCAGCCTACGGCAGAGCTGGTGTCAGAGTGCCTTGCATTCCTCCTCCGAGCAGCAGCCAGCGTTCACAACTTCCAG GGCAACAGTGAGGACACGAGCGAGAGCGTACCCACTCTTGACCCTGAGCTGCTGGTCCCAGCCGACACAATCGATTCTCTGCATCGCGCTGAAGAGTGTCTGAGTCCAGAAGATTTTCTGAGGATGTATTTAAGCCCTCTACAACCTGCTCTGGATTCAG AAACTGTATGGCCTGTTCCCTCCCGTTTCCCTGTATGA